The Gammaproteobacteria bacterium genome includes the window GAGTGTCACTTGTGGCTCTTCAGAGAAGAAGAAGCCAAACATGCCGCCCACTTGATTCGTGGCCAGTGGAATGCCCGCCGCTTTGGCTCGCACTTTTAAGCCATCCATCAACATCGCTGCTTTTTGTGACAGGTTGTCATGGAATCCATCCTGCATCAATATGCCCATGGAGGCGAGACCGGCGGCCATGGATACTGGATTGCCCGAGAGTGTTCCCGCTTGGTATACCGGCCCCAGCGGGGCAATCTGCTCCATCACTTCTCGTTTACCACCAAATGCGCCAACCGGCAGGCCACCACCGATCACTTTACCCAAGGTGGTAAGGTCTGGTTTCACACCATAGTGCTCTTGTGCGCCACCCAAGGCAACCCGGAAACCGGTCATCACTTCGTCGAAAATCAATACTGTGCCGTACTCGTCACACACTTCTCGCAGCCCTTCCAGGAAGCCTGCAACAGGTGGGATGCAGTTCATATTGCCCGCCACCGGCTCGACAATAATACAGGCGATCTGCTCGCCGATTTCGGCAAAGGCTTTTTTAACGGAGTCGATATCGTTGTAGGTGAGGGTAATCGTATGCTCTGCCAGTGCCGCCGGTACGCCAGGTGAGGTCGGCACGCCAAGCGTCAAGGCTCCCGAACCCGCCTTAACCAGTAGTGAGTCGGAGTGCCCATGATAGCAGCCTTCAAACTTAACGATTTTATCGCGACCTGTGTAGCCACGGGCTAGGCGAATCGCACTCATGGTCGCCTCCGTTCCCGATGAGACCATGCGCACCATTTCACAGGAGGGGACTAAGTCACACACCCGGTCAGCCATAGTGGTTTCAATCTGGGTGGGCGCACCAAAGCCGAGACCATTCACCACAATCTCTTGTACCGCTTTGATCACCTTGGGGTGGGCATGGCCTACAATCATCGGCCCCCATGACCCTACGTAGTCGATATATTGTTTATCATCGGCATCAATAACATAGGCTCCGTCACCTTTTTTGAAAAAAATAGGTTCACCTCCGACACCTTTGAAGGCGCGAACCGGGGAGTTAACCCCACCAGGAATATGCTTTTTAGCCGCCTGAAACAAGTTGTGTGATTGTGTCATTACTTTATCCTTCTCTCTCGTTATTCTGAAAAAAGCTGTTTATAGTTTTGTGCGGTGGCTTGAATATCCGGGGAGGAGAATACCCCGTGAACAACCGCTAGCATATCAACACCAGCCGCTACCAGTGAGCCACCATTTTGCGGGGTGATGCCACCAATAGCGACGATTGGCAGATAAATTTTTTGTTTGGCCTGTACCAGAAATTCTCGCGCAACAGAGGGTGCCTGTGGCTTGGTCTGAGAGTTAAAAAAACGCCCAAAAGCGACGTAGTTTGCGCCCTCTTGCTGCGCCTGCTCAGCCAAATTTAGCTGATTGTAACAGGAGAGGCCAATGATCGCTTGCTCACCCAACAGCGCTCGTGCCGCTTGCAGGGAGCCATCACCGCGCCCTAAGTGTACGCCATCAGCACCCACCTCTGCCGCTAGGGAGAGGTCGTCATTTATCAGTAGTGGTACATGCCGTTCACGGCAGAGCTGCAATAACATTTTTGATTGGCGTAGGCGCTTTTGCTGGTCGTTTGATTTATCCCGATATTGCACCAAACAAGCGCCACCATCAATAGCCGCTGCAACCCCATGCAGCAACTGCTGGTCATCGCTTAGTAGTGCGCTATCGGTGATGACATACAGCCCCTGCAGGCGGCTACTCGGTTGCTGTCGGCTCATCATCCTCTCCACGCGCCCAGAAGAAGCGATTTGGCATATGTTGTCCCATGCCGAGTCGGTGACCATTCTTCAGTGATTGCCAGGCGAAATCCTGGGCATCATGAATCGCGGTAAATGGCTCCACACCATGGGCCAGCATACCGGCAATTGCTGAGGCGAGCGTGCAGCCCGAACCATGATAACTTTCGGCCAAGCGCCCCCAGCTGAACTTTTCCATCAAACGGCTGTTGCCATAGAGCCTGTTCACCACCTCGGGGGTTGTTTCGTGTGCTCCGGTCAGTAGTACATATTCACACCCCATATCTAGCAGCTCATGGGCACAGGCATCCAGTGTGTCGGCCTCATGGGCAAGGCGACGTGCTTCGAGGCTATTGGGGGTTAATACGGTGGTCAGTGGAAACAGCAGTTCGATCATCGCCTCAATGAGTTCATCATCCGCCATTTGTGTGCCGCCACCTGCGCGCAAAATGGGGTCGAGCACCACCGGAATGCCGGGGTAGTCCATCAGGATAGAGTGAATGGCAACCACCGCATCTTCACTGCCGAGCATACCAATTTTGAAGCAGCTCACCGGCATATCTTCCAATACAGCGCGTGCCTGCTCTATCAGCAGATCCATCTCCACGGCATCGAAGCGAACCATATTAACCGAGTCTTGAACGGTCAATGCGGTGATCACCGGAGCACAGTGGCAACCCATGCTGGCTAGGGTTTCAATATCGGCGACGATACCGGCACCCCCGGTTGGATCATTGCCGGCAAAGGACATCACAATGGGTACGGCTGACATCTCTTCCATCTCTACATTCCCGGCTTTACAACAACTAGAATCACTATGGCCACCAGTAACAACACGGGGGCCTCATTAAACCAACGGTAGAACTTGTGGCTATGGGTGTTTTTATCGGCGGCAAACACCTTCACGTAGTGGCCACAGATAAAGTGATACACCACCAACAGCAGGCATAAAAAGAGTTTTGCATGTAACCACCACGTGTCTGCATAAGCAGCCCATGCGTAATCCCATAACATCCAGCCGCCTAAAAGAAGGGTCAGTATCATCCACGGCGTTACAAAGTAGTAGAGTTTACGCTCCATTATCTTGAAATTTGCGTGACTCCCCGGGTCATCACTCATGGCGTGATAGACAAATATTCGCGGTAGATAGAAGAGCCCGGCAAACCAGGAGGTCATGACGATAATATGTAACGCTTTTTCCCACATAGCATGTTCCCCCTGCTGAAGGGCACCTCTAATAATAAATTGGCGCAACTATAGCATAAAAACATCCGGATTCTTTTGCCCTAATCCCCTGATAGAAATGTACCCTTTAACAGCACAGCGCAATCAGGTTAGACTCAGCGCATGGAATTAATGAATGGAAACAATGTGCTGTGGGGGCTGTTTATCAGCGCACTGCTCTCTTCGACACTGCTGCCGGGTGGCTCCGAAATACTGCTCGGTTATCTGGTCAGTCAAGGTGAACATAACCGTTGGTTGCTACTCGGTATCGCCACTGCGGGGAATACACTGGGGGCCATTATCACACTGGTGATGGGTATTTTGCTGGCAATGGGACTCCTCAAAAATCGCCCGCTGACACCCCGACAACAAAAAACTGTTAGCCAATTACAACGCTGGGGAAGCCCGCTGCTGTTGCTCTCGTGGCTACCTGTGGTGGGTGATATTTTGTGTTTGATGGCAGGCGTGTTGCGGCTGCCCGTTTTGATGGCAATCCTCTTCATCACTATCGGCAAGGGGTTGCGCTACTACGGAATTATTCTGATTAGCGGATAATGAATGAGGCAGGTACGCGACTCAAGCCACCTTTTAACACACTGGACGTAAAACCACTCTGCTTCAAAAGGAAGGCGGCGGCAGAGCTGCGGCGACCCGTGCTGCAATAACAGATATAATGCTTCGACTGATCAAAATCATCTACCTTTTGCCGCAGCTCAAACAGGGGGCTATTCACCGCCTGCGGTAGATGCCCTTGTTTAAATTCGGCTGCAACCCGCACATCGAGAAAAACACCCTGATCACCCAGCATCGCCAATGCTTGGTCGAGCGCTATCCAGTCCACCATCGGCTCGCGTAACAGCGCAATAAAGTCTTTTTTATCAAGGCGGCGCAATCTGCCATCCGTTAGCATGGTGACCGATGCATTACGGGGGTTATCCGAAATCAACGCCTCTTCACCGAAGGTTGCCCCGGCCCCCAGCGTCGCTAGCTCGACCTCTGCACCCCCTGGTTCCATCTGGCGTGCCACCTTTACTTCGCCTTGATCCAGTAACCAATAGTAGTCCCCAAGGTCACCCTGGCGGATAATCACATCACCCATTTTAGTCTCGATATGCTGCAAACGCCTGAACAGCTCTTCAATATTAGCTGGGGGCAGGTTTTCAAAGGTAGCTGATTGCGTCATTTGTGCCGTAGCGCTTCCACCGGCACTGGGCGCTTCACGCTCACCATTTTCATCGGTGACGGCCATTTGATCCCACGCCAGTATGCGGTCAAACTCTTCAATATCGATACGAATGATTTCTGTGCTGCACTCGGTGGTGGCACTCATTTGGCGTGGGTGGTGGTTGGCAACAGGGTTCCAGGACTCTGGCATACCCGCCCGGATAAAGCGCGGTTGAGCGCCGCGATTGGAGTGTAGGCGAATCTCCCCATCAATCACAAAGATCATTTTTTGATCCTCATCCCCCTCACTAAAGAGGGTGCTACCTGCGGGCAAAGTCTCAACCGGAGTACGGCTGGCTAACTCTTTAACTCGCCCATAGGAGAGTGAGGCGATAGGCTCCAGCCCCTGCAGTGTTTCCAGATCGATAAAAGTTGGCAGATCATTCATGGTTTATTGTATTCGTCTGTTTATTTGGCCGTTAATCTGAGCAGCCCATGATTGGCGTATCACGTTGGTATCTGCACCGAGGGCGAATAGCACTCTGATATTGCGAACCATATCGGCAGAATAACCCTACACATTAACCCGTGTAAAGAGCACCAGTGGCTATGCTACACTAGCCAGCCTAATGACTACTTTACCTATAGCAGGCAGCTGCTCTCACTATTAAATGACCAAAACAAACCAGCGTATCCGGGAAATCCCCTACAACTACACCTCATTTTCTGACCGGGAAATTGTCATTCGTTTCCTGGGTGAAGAGATGTGGGACACCCTTAACATATTGCGTGGCGAGCGCCGTACCGGCCGTTCTGCTCGTATGCTGTTCGAAGTATTGGGTGACATGTGGGTAATCAAGCGCAACCCGTTCATTCAGGACGACCTGCTGGCGAATCAAAAACGCGCCAACTCGCTCACCCACGCACTTCACCATCGACTCGATCAAATTGCTGAACGTGCAGAGAGCAACCCGCAAGCGCTGAAATTGATCAGCAGTGCGCGGGGGGCGATCAAAACGTTTGAGGAGTGGCTCAACAACCAGAGTGCGCTGAGAAAAAAGGCGGCACGCAAACTACACAAGCAGACCCGCAAAGATAATGTGCAGTTTGATGGTTTGGCCCGTGTTAGCCATGTGACCGATGCCACCGACTGGCGCGTCGAGTTCCCCTTTGTAGTGCTCACTCCCGACACAGAGGAGGAGGTTGCCCCACTGGTGAAGGCGTGCATCGAGCTGGGCCTCACCATTATTCCACGTGGAGGCGGTACCGGTTATACCGGTGCGGCGGTTCCTCTGTACGAAGATACTGCCATCATCAATACCGAGAAGTTATTGCAGCTTGATGAGGTCAAGATGCTCGACATTCCCGGCGTTGACAATCCAGTGCCGACTATTCGTACCGGCGCCGGTATCGTCACTCGCCGAGTATCTGAACGCGCCGAGGCCCACGGCTTCACGTTTGCCGTCGACCCCACCTCGCAGGATGCCTCCTGCATCGGTGGCAATATCGCCATGAATGCCGGTGGGAAAAAAGCAGTACTGTGGGGCACCACCGTCGATAATTTGGTCTCATGGCGCATGGTAACCCCCGATGCAAAATGGCTTGAAGTCGAGCGGCTCAACCATAATCTGGGGAAAATTCACGACAACGCATTTGCTGAATTCCGTATTACTCACTATGAAGCCGATGGCAAGCGGCGCTGTGGTGAACCACAAATAATTAAAATATTCGCCGATGAATTTCGCTTGCGAGGTCTTGGCAAAGATGTGACCAACAAATTCCTCGGCGGACTACCGGGCGTACAAAAAGAGGGTTGTGATGGCCTGATCACCTCAGCGGTCTTTCTGGTACATAAGATGCCAGCCCATATCCGCACTGTCTGTCTGGAGTTTTTTGGCTCTGATCTATCCAAAGCAGTCCCCGCCATTGTCGAAAGCAAAGACTTCATCGATGGCCAACAGAACCTGGTCCTGGCGGGCATGGAGCATCTGGATGAGCGCTATGTACGTGCTGTAAAATACTCAACCAAAGCCCCCCGGGCTGAACTACCCAAAATGGTACTGCTGATCGATCTGGCCAGTGATGATGAAAACAGCGTCGCTGCCGCCGCATCCGC containing:
- a CDS encoding DedA family protein yields the protein MNGNNVLWGLFISALLSSTLLPGGSEILLGYLVSQGEHNRWLLLGIATAGNTLGAIITLVMGILLAMGLLKNRPLTPRQQKTVSQLQRWGSPLLLLSWLPVVGDILCLMAGVLRLPVLMAILFITIGKGLRYYGIILISG
- the thiE gene encoding thiamine phosphate synthase — translated: MSRQQPSSRLQGLYVITDSALLSDDQQLLHGVAAAIDGGACLVQYRDKSNDQQKRLRQSKMLLQLCRERHVPLLINDDLSLAAEVGADGVHLGRGDGSLQAARALLGEQAIIGLSCYNQLNLAEQAQQEGANYVAFGRFFNSQTKPQAPSVAREFLVQAKQKIYLPIVAIGGITPQNGGSLVAAGVDMLAVVHGVFSSPDIQATAQNYKQLFSE
- a CDS encoding hydroxymethylpyrimidine/phosphomethylpyrimidine kinase, whose translation is MEEMSAVPIVMSFAGNDPTGGAGIVADIETLASMGCHCAPVITALTVQDSVNMVRFDAVEMDLLIEQARAVLEDMPVSCFKIGMLGSEDAVVAIHSILMDYPGIPVVLDPILRAGGGTQMADDELIEAMIELLFPLTTVLTPNSLEARRLAHEADTLDACAHELLDMGCEYVLLTGAHETTPEVVNRLYGNSRLMEKFSWGRLAESYHGSGCTLASAIAGMLAHGVEPFTAIHDAQDFAWQSLKNGHRLGMGQHMPNRFFWARGEDDEPTATE
- the hemL gene encoding glutamate-1-semialdehyde 2,1-aminomutase codes for the protein MTQSHNLFQAAKKHIPGGVNSPVRAFKGVGGEPIFFKKGDGAYVIDADDKQYIDYVGSWGPMIVGHAHPKVIKAVQEIVVNGLGFGAPTQIETTMADRVCDLVPSCEMVRMVSSGTEATMSAIRLARGYTGRDKIVKFEGCYHGHSDSLLVKAGSGALTLGVPTSPGVPAALAEHTITLTYNDIDSVKKAFAEIGEQIACIIVEPVAGNMNCIPPVAGFLEGLREVCDEYGTVLIFDEVMTGFRVALGGAQEHYGVKPDLTTLGKVIGGGLPVGAFGGKREVMEQIAPLGPVYQAGTLSGNPVSMAAGLASMGILMQDGFHDNLSQKAAMLMDGLKVRAKAAGIPLATNQVGGMFGFFFSEEPQVTLFQQVTECNIERFQKFYHAMLNEGIYMAPSAYETGFVSSAHSNEDIQATLDAAERAFAKL
- a CDS encoding cyclic nucleotide-binding domain-containing protein; translated protein: MNDLPTFIDLETLQGLEPIASLSYGRVKELASRTPVETLPAGSTLFSEGDEDQKMIFVIDGEIRLHSNRGAQPRFIRAGMPESWNPVANHHPRQMSATTECSTEIIRIDIEEFDRILAWDQMAVTDENGEREAPSAGGSATAQMTQSATFENLPPANIEELFRRLQHIETKMGDVIIRQGDLGDYYWLLDQGEVKVARQMEPGGAEVELATLGAGATFGEEALISDNPRNASVTMLTDGRLRRLDKKDFIALLREPMVDWIALDQALAMLGDQGVFLDVRVAAEFKQGHLPQAVNSPLFELRQKVDDFDQSKHYICYCSTGRRSSAAAFLLKQSGFTSSVLKGGLSRVPASFIIR
- the hemJ gene encoding protoporphyrinogen oxidase HemJ, producing the protein MWEKALHIIVMTSWFAGLFYLPRIFVYHAMSDDPGSHANFKIMERKLYYFVTPWMILTLLLGGWMLWDYAWAAYADTWWLHAKLFLCLLLVVYHFICGHYVKVFAADKNTHSHKFYRWFNEAPVLLLVAIVILVVVKPGM